The following are encoded together in the Oncorhynchus masou masou isolate Uvic2021 chromosome 5, UVic_Omas_1.1, whole genome shotgun sequence genome:
- the LOC135539888 gene encoding coatomer subunit zeta-1 isoform X1, with the protein MDALSLEPTLYTVKAVLILDNDGERLYAKYYDETYPTVKEQKAFEKNIFNKTHRTDSEIALLEGLTVVYKSNIDLYFYVIGSSHENELMLMSVLNCLFDSLSQMLRKNVERRALLENMEGLFLAVDEIVDGGVILESDPQQVVYRVALRGDDVPLTEQTVSQVLQSAKEQIKWSLLR; encoded by the exons ATGGACGCACTCAGCCTG GAACCCACTTTGTACACCGTGAAGGCTGTGCTCATCCTGGACAATGACGGGGAAAGACTGTACGCCAAG TACTATGATGAAACCTATCCCACTGTGAAAGAGCAGAAAGCTTTTGAGAAGAACATCTTCAACAAGACACACCGCACAGACA GTGAGATAGCGCTCCTAGAAGGTCTTACCGTTGTGTACAAAAGCAACATTGACCTCTACTTTTATGTTATTGGCAGTTCACATGAAAATGAG TTGATGCTTATGTCAGTGCTTAACTGTCTGTTTGATTCGCTCAGCCAGATGCTAAG GAAAAATGTTGAGCGGCGGGCCTTGCTGGAGAACATGGAGGGCCTGTTCCTGGCAGTGGATGAGATTGTGGATGGGGG AGTCATTCTGGAGAGCGACCCTCAGCAGGTGGTGTACCGTGTGGCCCTTAGA GGGGATGATGTTCCTTTAACAGAACAGACTGTGTCTCAG
- the LOC135539888 gene encoding coatomer subunit zeta-1 isoform X2 gives MDALSLEPTLYTVKAVLILDNDGERLYAKYYDETYPTVKEQKAFEKNIFNKTHRTDSEIALLEGLTVVYKSNIDLYFYVIGSSHENELMLMSVLNCLFDSLSQMLRKNVERRALLENMEGLFLAVDEIVDGGVILESDPQQGDDVPLTEQTVSQVLQSAKEQIKWSLLR, from the exons ATGGACGCACTCAGCCTG GAACCCACTTTGTACACCGTGAAGGCTGTGCTCATCCTGGACAATGACGGGGAAAGACTGTACGCCAAG TACTATGATGAAACCTATCCCACTGTGAAAGAGCAGAAAGCTTTTGAGAAGAACATCTTCAACAAGACACACCGCACAGACA GTGAGATAGCGCTCCTAGAAGGTCTTACCGTTGTGTACAAAAGCAACATTGACCTCTACTTTTATGTTATTGGCAGTTCACATGAAAATGAG TTGATGCTTATGTCAGTGCTTAACTGTCTGTTTGATTCGCTCAGCCAGATGCTAAG GAAAAATGTTGAGCGGCGGGCCTTGCTGGAGAACATGGAGGGCCTGTTCCTGGCAGTGGATGAGATTGTGGATGGGGG AGTCATTCTGGAGAGCGACCCTCAGCAG GGGGATGATGTTCCTTTAACAGAACAGACTGTGTCTCAG
- the LOC135539889 gene encoding heterogeneous nuclear ribonucleoprotein A1-like isoform X3 yields MSKESPREPEQLRKLFIGGLSFETTDESLRTHFERWGSLTDCVVMKDPVTKRSRGFGFVTYSSVDEVDASMEARPHKVDGRQVEPKRAVSREDSSRPGAHTTVKKIFVGGIKEDTEEHHLRDYFDQFGKIEVIDIMTDRTSGKKRGFAFVTFDDHDAVDRIVIQKYHTVNGHNCEVRKALSKEDMNRSGPRGGNFGRGGGYGGGFGGGRGGGGGGYGDNDGYNNYGGNGGGYGGGPGGYGGGNRGYGGGGGGGYGNQGGSYGGGGGYDNYNNGGGGGGSYRGGNYGASSGGGSSSGSGGGGGGDYNDFGNYNSQSSSSYGPMKGGSGYSGGSGGGRSSGPYGGGGGGGGGYGGGSGGGYGGGSGGRRF; encoded by the exons atgTCGAAGGAG TCTCCCCGTGAGCCGGAGCAGCTCCGCAAGCTCTTCATTGGTGGGCTGAGTTTCGAGACCACCGACGAGAGTTTGCGGACTCATTTTGAAAGATGGGGATCCCTCACAGATTGTGTG GTAATGAAAGATCCAGTCACAAAGAGATCGAGGGGCTTTGGCTTTGTCACTTACAGCTCTGTGGATGAAGTTGATGCATCAATGGAGGCTCGTCCTCATAAGGTTGATGGCCGCCAAGTGGAGCCCAAGAGAGCGGTGTCCAGAGAG gattcctcaaGGCCAGGTGCTCACACCACTGTGAAGAAGATCTTTGTGGGTGGCATCAAGGAGGACACAGAGGAGCATCACCTTAGGGACTACTTTGATCAATTTGGCAAGATCGAAGTCATCGACATCATGACTGATAGGACCAGTGGGAAGAAGAGGGGGTTTGCCTTTGTTACATTTGATGATCATGATGCAGTCGATAGGATTGTCA TCCAGAAGTATCATACAGTGAATGGTCACAACTGTGAAGTGAGGAAGGCTTTGTCAAAGGAAGACATGAACCGGTCCG GGCCAAGAGGTGGAAACtttggtagaggtggaggatatGGAG GTGGTTtcggtggagggagaggaggaggtggaggaggatatGGTGATAACGATGGATACAATAACTATGGAGGCAATG GTGGCGGCTATGGTGGGGGTCCCGGCGGGTATGGTGGTGGCAACCGGGGCTATGGCGGAGGTGGCGGCGGTGGTTATGGTAACCAGGGTGGCAgctatggaggaggaggaggatacgACAACTACAAcaatggaggtggtggtggtggaagcTACAGAGGTG GTAACTACGGagctagtagtggtggtgggagcAGCAgtggaagtggtggtggtggtggtggagactACAATGACTTTGGCAATTACAACAGCCAGTCGTCCTCCAGCTACGGCCCAATGAAAGGAGGCAGTGGCTATAGTGGCGGTAGTGGAGGGGGCCGGAGCAGCGGCccatatggtggtggtggtggtggtggtg GTGGTTACGGAGGAGGCTCCGGTGGTGGATATGGAGGGGGCTCCGGAGGTCGAAGGTTCTAG
- the LOC135539889 gene encoding heterogeneous nuclear ribonucleoprotein A1-like isoform X2: MSKESPREPEQLRKLFIGGLSFETTDESLRTHFERWGSLTDCVVMKDPVTKRSRGFGFVTYSSVDEVDASMEARPHKVDGRQVEPKRAVSREDSSRPGAHTTVKKIFVGGIKEDTEEHHLRDYFDQFGKIEVIDIMTDRTSGKKRGFAFVTFDDHDAVDRIVIQKYHTVNGHNCEVRKALSKEDMNRSGPRGGNFGRGGGYGGGFGGGRGGGGGGYGDNDGYNNYGGNGGGYGGGPGGYGGGNRGYGGGGGGGYGNQGGSYGGGGGYDNYNNGGGGGGSYRGGNYGASSGGGSSSGSGGGGGGDYNDFGNYNSQSSSSYGPMKGGSGYSGGSGGGRSSGPYGGGGGGGGVGGYGGGSGGGYGGGSGGRRF, translated from the exons atgTCGAAGGAG TCTCCCCGTGAGCCGGAGCAGCTCCGCAAGCTCTTCATTGGTGGGCTGAGTTTCGAGACCACCGACGAGAGTTTGCGGACTCATTTTGAAAGATGGGGATCCCTCACAGATTGTGTG GTAATGAAAGATCCAGTCACAAAGAGATCGAGGGGCTTTGGCTTTGTCACTTACAGCTCTGTGGATGAAGTTGATGCATCAATGGAGGCTCGTCCTCATAAGGTTGATGGCCGCCAAGTGGAGCCCAAGAGAGCGGTGTCCAGAGAG gattcctcaaGGCCAGGTGCTCACACCACTGTGAAGAAGATCTTTGTGGGTGGCATCAAGGAGGACACAGAGGAGCATCACCTTAGGGACTACTTTGATCAATTTGGCAAGATCGAAGTCATCGACATCATGACTGATAGGACCAGTGGGAAGAAGAGGGGGTTTGCCTTTGTTACATTTGATGATCATGATGCAGTCGATAGGATTGTCA TCCAGAAGTATCATACAGTGAATGGTCACAACTGTGAAGTGAGGAAGGCTTTGTCAAAGGAAGACATGAACCGGTCCG GGCCAAGAGGTGGAAACtttggtagaggtggaggatatGGAG GTGGTTtcggtggagggagaggaggaggtggaggaggatatGGTGATAACGATGGATACAATAACTATGGAGGCAATG GTGGCGGCTATGGTGGGGGTCCCGGCGGGTATGGTGGTGGCAACCGGGGCTATGGCGGAGGTGGCGGCGGTGGTTATGGTAACCAGGGTGGCAgctatggaggaggaggaggatacgACAACTACAAcaatggaggtggtggtggtggaagcTACAGAGGTG GTAACTACGGagctagtagtggtggtgggagcAGCAgtggaagtggtggtggtggtggtggagactACAATGACTTTGGCAATTACAACAGCCAGTCGTCCTCCAGCTACGGCCCAATGAAAGGAGGCAGTGGCTATAGTGGCGGTAGTGGAGGGGGCCGGAGCAGCGGCccatatggtggtggtggtggtggtggtggtgttg GTGGTTACGGAGGAGGCTCCGGTGGTGGATATGGAGGGGGCTCCGGAGGTCGAAGGTTCTAG
- the LOC135539889 gene encoding heterogeneous nuclear ribonucleoprotein A1-like isoform X1: MSKESPREPEQLRKLFIGGLSFETTDESLRTHFERWGSLTDCVVMKDPVTKRSRGFGFVTYSSVDEVDASMEARPHKVDGRQVEPKRAVSREDSSRPGAHTTVKKIFVGGIKEDTEEHHLRDYFDQFGKIEVIDIMTDRTSGKKRGFAFVTFDDHDAVDRIVIQKYHTVNGHNCEVRKALSKEDMNRSGPRGGNFGRGGGYGGGFGGGRGGGGGGYGDNDGYNNYGGNGGGYGGGPGGYGGGNRGYGGGGGGGYGNQGGSYGGGGGYDNYNNGGGGGGSYRGGNYGASSGGGSSSGSGGGGGGDYNDFGNYNSQSSSSYGPMKGGSGYSGGSGGGRSSGPYGGGGGGGGVGGGGYGGGSGGGYGGGSGGRRF, translated from the exons atgTCGAAGGAG TCTCCCCGTGAGCCGGAGCAGCTCCGCAAGCTCTTCATTGGTGGGCTGAGTTTCGAGACCACCGACGAGAGTTTGCGGACTCATTTTGAAAGATGGGGATCCCTCACAGATTGTGTG GTAATGAAAGATCCAGTCACAAAGAGATCGAGGGGCTTTGGCTTTGTCACTTACAGCTCTGTGGATGAAGTTGATGCATCAATGGAGGCTCGTCCTCATAAGGTTGATGGCCGCCAAGTGGAGCCCAAGAGAGCGGTGTCCAGAGAG gattcctcaaGGCCAGGTGCTCACACCACTGTGAAGAAGATCTTTGTGGGTGGCATCAAGGAGGACACAGAGGAGCATCACCTTAGGGACTACTTTGATCAATTTGGCAAGATCGAAGTCATCGACATCATGACTGATAGGACCAGTGGGAAGAAGAGGGGGTTTGCCTTTGTTACATTTGATGATCATGATGCAGTCGATAGGATTGTCA TCCAGAAGTATCATACAGTGAATGGTCACAACTGTGAAGTGAGGAAGGCTTTGTCAAAGGAAGACATGAACCGGTCCG GGCCAAGAGGTGGAAACtttggtagaggtggaggatatGGAG GTGGTTtcggtggagggagaggaggaggtggaggaggatatGGTGATAACGATGGATACAATAACTATGGAGGCAATG GTGGCGGCTATGGTGGGGGTCCCGGCGGGTATGGTGGTGGCAACCGGGGCTATGGCGGAGGTGGCGGCGGTGGTTATGGTAACCAGGGTGGCAgctatggaggaggaggaggatacgACAACTACAAcaatggaggtggtggtggtggaagcTACAGAGGTG GTAACTACGGagctagtagtggtggtgggagcAGCAgtggaagtggtggtggtggtggtggagactACAATGACTTTGGCAATTACAACAGCCAGTCGTCCTCCAGCTACGGCCCAATGAAAGGAGGCAGTGGCTATAGTGGCGGTAGTGGAGGGGGCCGGAGCAGCGGCccatatggtggtggtggtggtggtggtggtgttggtggtg GTGGTTACGGAGGAGGCTCCGGTGGTGGATATGGAGGGGGCTCCGGAGGTCGAAGGTTCTAG